From a region of the Pontixanthobacter gangjinensis genome:
- a CDS encoding hydrogen peroxide-inducible genes activator, producing MSTYLPTIKQLQYLVALHESGHFGRAAEASFVSQSTLSAGIRELETLLGVTLVERSRRVVRFTPLGEQVVAKAHRLLREAEELSELVQASGKPLSGELRMSVIPTIAPFLLPKMLPRLRKERPSLKLFLREETSADAMESLQHGRADCVLLALPFPTGEIEFEHIADDRLFVAFPKDEPRDPPESIPASMIDEGHLLLLEDGHCLKEHALAACNRADLNASATMIGTSLHTLVQMVDNGLGMTMLPQMAIDAGILKGTEVIARPLKEKNASREIVLVWRKNSPRSEEFRLLAEELKAG from the coding sequence GTGAGCACATATCTCCCTACGATAAAGCAGCTTCAATATTTGGTCGCCCTACATGAAAGTGGGCATTTCGGGCGCGCAGCTGAGGCAAGCTTTGTTTCGCAGTCGACGCTGTCTGCGGGTATCCGCGAATTGGAAACTTTGCTCGGAGTTACGCTTGTTGAGCGCAGCCGCAGAGTGGTTCGCTTCACGCCCTTGGGCGAGCAAGTGGTGGCCAAGGCGCATCGGTTGCTGCGCGAAGCTGAAGAGCTCAGTGAGCTGGTTCAGGCATCGGGCAAACCGCTATCAGGAGAGCTTCGGATGAGCGTGATACCCACTATCGCGCCATTCCTGCTCCCCAAAATGCTACCCCGTTTGCGCAAAGAACGCCCTTCGCTAAAACTGTTCCTTCGGGAAGAAACCAGCGCAGACGCGATGGAATCGCTTCAACACGGTCGAGCCGATTGCGTGTTGCTCGCGCTCCCCTTTCCCACGGGTGAAATCGAATTTGAGCATATAGCAGATGATCGCCTTTTCGTGGCCTTTCCGAAAGATGAGCCGCGCGATCCACCCGAGTCGATTCCGGCTTCCATGATTGATGAAGGGCATTTGCTGCTGTTGGAAGATGGCCACTGCCTGAAAGAACACGCTCTCGCCGCATGCAATCGCGCTGACCTTAACGCTAGCGCGACGATGATTGGAACAAGTCTGCACACGCTTGTCCAGATGGTCGACAATGGTCTCGGCATGACCATGCTTCCCCAAATGGCGATCGACGCCGGAATACTGAAAGGCACCGAAGTGATTGCAAGGCCGCTCAAGGAGAAGAATGCCAGCCGCGAGATCGTTCTGGTATGGCGCAAGAATTCACCGAGATCGGAAGAATTCAGGCTGCTGGCAGAGGAGCTAAAGGCGGGTTAG
- a CDS encoding PilZ domain-containing protein yields the protein MRSYNRFTTDLEIDCVIGRKRHKVALYNLSSGGCMIETPTKDAVQDAEVKIVLTGKAIMPGKIAWRVGKNAGVKFDLPLHQKVVEHFGYTTGEDFDRDDPRDRFGIPIVESLPVAVGLIE from the coding sequence ATGCGTTCATACAATCGTTTTACAACGGACCTAGAAATTGACTGCGTCATCGGGCGTAAACGGCACAAGGTTGCACTGTATAACCTTTCTAGCGGTGGCTGCATGATCGAGACTCCAACGAAAGACGCCGTACAGGATGCTGAAGTCAAAATCGTTCTAACCGGTAAAGCGATCATGCCGGGCAAAATTGCTTGGCGCGTCGGCAAGAATGCCGGGGTAAAATTCGATCTCCCGCTACACCAGAAGGTCGTCGAGCATTTTGGTTACACAACTGGTGAAGATTTTGACCGCGATGATCCGCGTGACCGCTTCGGAATTCCGATAGTTGAAAGCCTGCCTGTGGCAGTTGGATTGATTGAGTAG
- the pgsA gene encoding CDP-diacylglycerol--glycerol-3-phosphate 3-phosphatidyltransferase — protein sequence MMTLPNILTLSRIVAVPLLAALLWWPEWRLGYGLAVILYGLMAITDYFDGYLARSSGAVSKLGIFLDPIADKIMVASVILVLTAQGYLRGPYVGDLHVIAGLIILMREIAVSGLREFLAGLQVSVPVTKLAKWKTTLQLVALGALILGGAVEGPPCSIDAAQCPPLIDQWIHTVGLVSLWAAAILTLITGWDYLRVGLKHMD from the coding sequence ATGATGACTTTGCCAAACATTCTAACACTGTCGCGTATTGTGGCGGTTCCGCTGCTTGCGGCGCTTTTGTGGTGGCCGGAATGGCGATTGGGATATGGCCTTGCGGTTATCTTATATGGGTTGATGGCAATTACCGATTATTTCGATGGCTATCTTGCCAGGTCGAGCGGCGCGGTTTCAAAGCTGGGTATTTTTCTGGACCCGATTGCGGATAAGATCATGGTCGCGTCGGTAATTCTTGTGCTGACTGCTCAAGGGTATCTTCGTGGCCCCTATGTCGGCGATTTGCATGTTATTGCCGGATTGATCATCCTGATGCGCGAAATCGCAGTATCGGGCCTTCGTGAGTTTCTGGCTGGACTGCAAGTGTCAGTGCCAGTGACCAAACTTGCGAAATGGAAAACAACCTTACAATTGGTCGCGCTCGGTGCACTGATTTTAGGTGGTGCCGTGGAAGGGCCGCCATGCAGTATCGACGCTGCGCAATGCCCACCACTGATAGATCAATGGATTCATACGGTTGGGCTGGTCAGTCTTTGGGCAGCAGCGATTCTGACGCTTATTACAGGCTGGGATTATTTGAGAGTCGGCCTCAAGCACATGGATTGA
- a CDS encoding MFS transporter: protein MTTTTHLLNRRRFLPLFITQLFNAFNDNLYKNAMVLFVVYQVYNSPSSEGTFASVASGLFILPFFLLSALAGQLADMRDKAAIIRTVKACEIILMLIGAVGLYLAWTGFLVEEIAIPLMLLALLLTGVQSTFLGPIKYAILPQHLKKEEVLAGTGLVEAGTYIAILAGTILAGWIDVQYAMVAVVLTAIAGYFVSRQVPDAPPQGLIKEKLDWNIFRASKNLIQETMHNREVFYAIMAISFFWTIGAVLFIQFIPLAKNVIMAEPAVASLFLVIFSVGVAIGSISINMLLKGKVSAKYSPVSVLAMGLFVVAFYFVTRLWAADQPTELLGVWEFIAWPMAAFLLLCLLGIAVAGGMFVVPLYAFLTTRVAPEQAARTIAANNIVNSGAMVAGSLAAMLLNVIGISIPEQLLLSAGMCLISAWLGHRLYKAEIAAASKDSPTSGNQSEASFN, encoded by the coding sequence ATGACAACCACTACACACCTTTTGAACAGAAGGCGTTTTCTGCCGCTGTTTATCACCCAGCTTTTCAATGCGTTTAATGACAATCTCTACAAGAACGCGATGGTCCTGTTCGTAGTGTATCAGGTATATAACTCGCCAAGCTCCGAAGGAACATTCGCGTCGGTCGCCTCGGGTTTGTTTATTTTGCCGTTCTTTTTACTGTCAGCATTGGCCGGGCAACTCGCCGATATGCGAGATAAGGCGGCGATTATCCGAACTGTAAAAGCGTGCGAAATCATCTTAATGCTGATTGGCGCGGTAGGGCTTTATCTGGCGTGGACAGGCTTTTTAGTCGAGGAAATTGCTATACCGCTTATGTTGCTGGCCTTGCTCCTAACCGGCGTCCAATCGACATTTTTGGGGCCTATAAAATACGCGATTTTACCCCAGCATTTGAAGAAAGAAGAAGTGCTGGCTGGCACCGGATTGGTAGAAGCCGGCACCTATATCGCGATCCTTGCCGGAACCATCCTGGCCGGCTGGATCGACGTGCAATATGCAATGGTCGCGGTCGTTTTGACAGCAATCGCAGGCTATTTCGTCAGCCGCCAAGTGCCAGATGCGCCGCCCCAAGGGCTGATCAAGGAGAAGCTCGACTGGAATATTTTCCGAGCTTCCAAAAACCTGATTCAAGAAACAATGCATAACCGCGAGGTTTTCTACGCGATTATGGCTATCAGCTTTTTCTGGACGATTGGCGCTGTGCTATTCATCCAGTTCATCCCGCTCGCAAAAAATGTCATCATGGCAGAACCCGCAGTTGCAAGCCTGTTCTTGGTCATTTTCTCGGTTGGGGTGGCAATCGGCTCAATTTCGATCAACATGCTGCTGAAGGGCAAGGTTTCAGCCAAGTATTCGCCGGTCTCGGTCCTTGCTATGGGGCTTTTTGTCGTAGCATTTTATTTTGTCACTCGGCTTTGGGCCGCTGATCAACCGACCGAGCTGCTCGGGGTTTGGGAATTTATCGCTTGGCCAATGGCAGCATTTCTGTTGCTCTGTTTGCTAGGGATTGCGGTTGCCGGGGGCATGTTCGTGGTTCCGCTTTACGCATTTTTGACGACCCGTGTCGCACCAGAGCAGGCCGCGCGGACAATCGCGGCCAACAATATTGTTAATTCGGGTGCAATGGTGGCCGGCTCGCTCGCAGCCATGCTGCTCAACGTGATCGGGATATCCATCCCTGAACAACTGCTCCTGAGTGCCGGAATGTGCCTGATATCCGCATGGTTAGGCCACCGGCTTTACAAGGCGGAGATTGCGGCGGCGTCAAAGGATTCGCCGACAAGCGGCAACCAATCCGAAGCCAGCTTTAACTGA
- a CDS encoding EVE domain-containing protein, protein MARYWLMKSEPCEYSWDDLVKDQEGIWSGVRNHRAKNNLAAMEVGDQIFFYHSNIGLEIVGIAEVSVAGITDPTDPEGKWAAVRLIPKYKLPNPVSLKQIKADPALAEMEVVKLMRLSVSEVRPSEWDHIMEIAGA, encoded by the coding sequence ATGGCTAGATACTGGCTGATGAAGTCTGAGCCTTGCGAATATAGCTGGGACGATCTGGTCAAAGACCAGGAAGGGATTTGGAGCGGTGTTCGTAATCACCGTGCGAAGAACAATCTTGCAGCTATGGAAGTGGGTGATCAGATATTTTTCTACCATTCGAACATCGGGTTGGAAATCGTCGGTATCGCTGAAGTCAGCGTTGCAGGAATCACAGACCCGACCGACCCCGAGGGGAAATGGGCAGCGGTTAGGCTGATCCCCAAATACAAACTTCCCAACCCGGTCTCGCTAAAGCAAATCAAGGCAGATCCCGCTCTGGCCGAAATGGAGGTCGTTAAGCTTATGCGTTTGTCTGTCAGTGAAGTGCGCCCATCAGAATGGGATCATATTATGGAAATCGCTGGCGCTTAA
- a CDS encoding putative bifunctional diguanylate cyclase/phosphodiesterase produces the protein MSKTSYPAGESHKRVHRDLIALGIAIAAIIMFVGTGSTVLPKIARSWIHGTAGPDHLLTNALLLNIALIIFGMRRYRQLISEIAERRKAEESAKILAETDALTGCLNRRSIGSATDRLIAGAAAGKDAVAFLMIDLDNFKQVNDLYGHTVGDAVLKLTTQRIQVIMPPDALIARLGGDEFACVIPYSSQNPDTIDTLVSRMIAAVSKPETIKGYPVENTMSLGIANNLAQDSSADSFVNADTLMHRADIAMYHAKKQGKNRYFWFEASMESELRFRNELEQGIRRGIQKSEFVPYYEQQIDLDSGTLVGFEMLARWNSPDLGLVNPTIFIPIAEEIGAISILSEQLIEQALIDAKQWNPKLTLSVNISPVQLRDPWFSQKLLKLLVKHNFPPQRLEIEITESCLHENLAVVKTMITSLKNQGIQISLDDFGTGYSSLTQLRALPFDRLKIDRSFVGELNDEEASEKIVNAIISLGHGLDLPITAEGIEDTKILEALRGRGKMKGQGYLYGRPEPAERVLIRLRDLNMLSVNPGTDEPAATDKDKEQVSERRRNSA, from the coding sequence ATGTCAAAGACGAGCTATCCAGCTGGCGAAAGCCACAAACGAGTCCATCGTGACCTTATCGCACTTGGTATAGCTATAGCTGCGATCATCATGTTTGTTGGCACTGGCAGCACGGTCCTTCCAAAAATCGCACGCAGCTGGATACATGGTACAGCTGGGCCAGACCACCTCCTCACCAATGCACTGCTACTCAATATCGCGCTGATAATCTTCGGGATGCGCCGTTACCGCCAGCTGATTTCCGAAATTGCCGAGCGCCGCAAGGCCGAAGAAAGCGCCAAAATTCTTGCAGAGACCGATGCACTGACAGGCTGCCTAAACAGGCGCAGCATTGGGTCAGCTACTGACAGACTTATTGCCGGTGCCGCTGCTGGCAAAGATGCCGTTGCCTTCCTGATGATTGACCTCGATAATTTCAAGCAGGTTAATGACCTTTACGGTCACACAGTCGGCGATGCAGTTCTGAAGCTTACCACTCAGCGAATTCAGGTAATTATGCCGCCTGATGCCTTGATTGCTCGCTTGGGCGGTGATGAATTCGCCTGCGTCATTCCATATTCAAGCCAGAACCCCGATACAATCGACACGCTGGTTTCAAGGATGATAGCTGCGGTTAGTAAGCCTGAGACTATCAAGGGCTATCCTGTTGAGAATACCATGTCGCTTGGCATCGCGAATAATCTTGCGCAGGATTCCAGCGCGGACAGCTTCGTCAATGCCGATACGCTGATGCACCGTGCTGACATCGCGATGTATCATGCCAAGAAGCAGGGCAAGAATCGTTATTTTTGGTTCGAAGCATCAATGGAAAGCGAATTGCGTTTTCGCAATGAGCTGGAACAAGGTATCCGCAGAGGCATCCAAAAAAGTGAATTCGTGCCCTATTACGAACAGCAAATTGACTTGGACAGCGGTACGTTGGTCGGGTTCGAAATGCTGGCTCGGTGGAATTCGCCTGATCTGGGATTGGTCAATCCAACTATCTTCATCCCAATCGCCGAAGAGATTGGCGCAATTTCGATTCTATCCGAGCAATTAATTGAGCAAGCGCTAATCGACGCGAAACAATGGAATCCGAAACTCACCTTATCGGTCAATATTTCGCCGGTCCAACTGCGCGACCCGTGGTTCTCACAAAAATTGCTCAAGTTACTGGTCAAACACAATTTCCCACCACAGAGGTTGGAGATTGAGATCACTGAAAGCTGCCTTCACGAAAACCTTGCCGTGGTGAAAACAATGATCACCAGCCTTAAAAACCAAGGCATCCAGATCAGCCTCGACGATTTTGGAACTGGCTATTCAAGCCTTACCCAATTGCGTGCCCTTCCCTTTGACAGGTTGAAAATTGATCGCAGTTTTGTGGGTGAACTCAATGATGAAGAAGCAAGCGAGAAAATCGTCAATGCAATAATTTCATTGGGTCACGGACTTGATTTGCCGATCACAGCAGAAGGGATCGAAGACACAAAAATTCTTGAAGCCCTGCGCGGTCGCGGGAAAATGAAGGGCCAAGGATATCTTTATGGCCGGCCTGAACCCGCCGAAAGGGTACTTATTCGCTTGAGAGATCTCAATATGCTATCCGTAAACCCTGGAACAGACGAGCCAGCAGCCACGGACAAGGACAAGGAACAGGTTTCTGAACGCCGTCGCAATTCCGCTTAG
- the dapF gene encoding diaminopimelate epimerase has translation MRVPFIKMHGLGNDFIMLDARVDAVPSIDKQIASALADRNTGIGCDQLILLEKSQLADFKMRIYNSDGGEVEACGNASRAVALLHGSAASVETNGGLITVTPTDNGARVDMGVPSFDWQSIPLEYAMDTANLPLSWEELTNPIAVNVGNPHIIFFVDDSETIGLDRLGPLIENDPLFPEGINVNVADVRNGAINLRVWERGVGLTKACGTGACATAVAAIKGGLVTSPVKVHLPGGTLDIQWADGQPIIMEGPATESFRGTFEWDDFA, from the coding sequence ATGCGCGTACCCTTCATCAAGATGCACGGCCTAGGCAACGACTTCATCATGCTTGATGCACGGGTGGATGCGGTGCCTTCGATTGACAAGCAGATCGCTTCAGCGCTCGCGGACCGTAATACGGGAATTGGGTGCGATCAGTTGATCCTCCTTGAAAAATCCCAATTGGCCGATTTCAAGATGCGCATCTACAATTCTGATGGCGGCGAAGTTGAGGCATGCGGCAATGCTTCACGCGCTGTGGCACTGCTGCATGGCTCTGCCGCTTCGGTTGAAACCAATGGAGGCTTAATCACGGTCACTCCAACAGATAATGGTGCGCGTGTCGATATGGGCGTTCCTTCATTCGACTGGCAGTCAATTCCGCTTGAGTATGCGATGGACACCGCAAATCTGCCGCTTTCGTGGGAGGAATTGACCAATCCTATTGCGGTCAATGTTGGTAATCCGCACATTATCTTCTTTGTTGACGACTCCGAGACAATCGGACTCGACCGGCTGGGCCCTCTGATAGAAAATGACCCTTTGTTTCCCGAAGGTATAAATGTGAATGTCGCTGATGTCCGAAACGGCGCCATCAACCTGCGCGTTTGGGAGCGAGGCGTCGGCTTGACCAAAGCCTGCGGTACAGGGGCCTGCGCCACCGCGGTCGCTGCAATTAAAGGGGGATTGGTGACCTCCCCTGTTAAAGTCCATTTGCCGGGGGGAACGCTGGACATCCAATGGGCTGATGGGCAGCCAATTATCATGGAGGGACCAGCCACCGAATCCTTCCGCGGGACATTCGAATGGGACGATTTCGCATGA
- a CDS encoding MiaB/RimO family radical SAM methylthiotransferase: protein MTASNGAEVITLGCRLNISESEQIKSMLAEDDNIVVINSCAVTSEAVRQTRQAIRKARRARPDARLLVTGCAADIERDQLGTMPEVDGLIANTAKLDPRAWNIPAGPNPVVASRTRAFITVQNGCDHACTFCVIPQGRGKSRSTTITQILEQVGKHLEHGAPEIVLTGVDVTSWGHDLPNTPTLGSMVAAVLNNFPELQRLRMSSLDGIEIDPLLEDLLANEQRLMPHLHLSLQHGHDMILKRMKRRHLRHDAVALVQRLKAKRPDIAIGADLIAGFPTEDDAMHHANRSIIGELDIVHGHIFPYSPRPNTPAARMPQIDRSIIKARAAELRADVAERRSTWLQSLVGEALPILAERDGTGYAPNFARVAVPEGIAPGRIVTLTPTGIDKGLLR, encoded by the coding sequence ATGACCGCCTCAAACGGCGCGGAAGTCATCACACTTGGATGCCGCCTAAACATTTCAGAAAGTGAGCAGATCAAGTCGATGCTGGCCGAGGATGACAACATTGTTGTCATCAACAGCTGTGCAGTAACGTCAGAAGCTGTCCGCCAAACCCGTCAAGCCATTCGCAAAGCGCGCCGGGCAAGGCCAGACGCTCGGTTGTTAGTTACCGGCTGTGCCGCAGACATCGAACGCGACCAACTTGGTACAATGCCCGAGGTAGACGGATTAATCGCAAACACGGCCAAGCTAGATCCTCGAGCATGGAACATTCCTGCGGGGCCGAATCCGGTTGTGGCCAGCCGAACGCGAGCTTTCATCACGGTACAAAACGGCTGCGACCATGCCTGCACTTTCTGCGTCATTCCTCAAGGCCGAGGCAAGAGCCGGTCGACGACGATCACGCAAATATTAGAGCAAGTTGGCAAGCATCTGGAGCATGGAGCGCCGGAAATCGTGCTCACAGGCGTCGATGTCACCTCGTGGGGGCACGACTTGCCCAATACACCCACGCTTGGGTCGATGGTAGCCGCCGTATTGAACAATTTTCCTGAATTGCAGCGTCTGCGCATGTCATCGCTTGACGGAATAGAAATCGACCCTTTGCTCGAGGATTTGCTTGCCAACGAGCAACGACTAATGCCGCATTTGCATTTATCGCTGCAGCATGGGCACGACATGATCCTGAAGCGGATGAAGCGCCGCCACTTGCGTCATGATGCGGTCGCTCTGGTTCAGCGCCTGAAGGCCAAGCGACCCGATATCGCGATTGGCGCGGACCTGATTGCCGGTTTTCCGACCGAAGACGATGCGATGCATCACGCTAACCGCTCGATTATCGGCGAGTTGGACATCGTCCATGGCCATATTTTCCCATACTCCCCTCGCCCCAACACGCCCGCTGCACGGATGCCGCAGATAGACCGTTCGATCATTAAGGCTCGCGCAGCGGAATTACGCGCAGATGTTGCTGAACGGCGGAGCACTTGGCTGCAAAGCCTTGTGGGCGAAGCGTTGCCAATCCTCGCCGAGCGTGACGGGACAGGCTATGCTCCAAACTTCGCCCGTGTTGCGGTTCCTGAAGGAATTGCGCCGGGCAGGATTGTCACTTTGACACCGACCGGAATCGACAAGGGTTTGCTGCGATGA
- the ftsY gene encoding signal recognition particle-docking protein FtsY, giving the protein MSDTSWTDRVFGGFRKTSERLSTNLTAAVGTAKLDDTTLDDVEDALILSDLGPSAAARIRAKLSEKRFGLNITEQELKEAVAEEIAEILRPVAKPIEIVAFPRPQVILVIGVNGSGKTTTIAKLAHWFQEDDYSVMLAAGDTFRAAAIGQLATWAERIGTPIIRGPEGGDPASIVFDGVKAATAQGIDALIVDTAGRLQNKRELMDELEKIRRVLGRLNPEAPHDVVLVLDATNGQNALSQIETFKEVAGVTGLIMTKLDGTARGGVLVAAAEQFGLPIHAIGVGETIDDLRPFDPDLVARVIAGVA; this is encoded by the coding sequence ATGAGCGATACAAGCTGGACCGACCGCGTTTTTGGCGGCTTCCGCAAAACATCTGAAAGACTTTCGACTAATCTGACGGCTGCTGTCGGCACAGCAAAGCTAGACGATACAACGCTCGATGATGTCGAAGATGCCTTGATCCTGTCTGATCTAGGGCCTTCGGCAGCGGCCCGCATAAGAGCCAAGCTTTCTGAAAAACGTTTCGGCCTCAACATAACCGAGCAAGAGCTGAAAGAAGCCGTTGCAGAAGAAATCGCGGAAATTCTGCGCCCGGTAGCCAAGCCGATAGAAATTGTCGCATTTCCCCGCCCACAAGTCATTTTGGTAATCGGCGTAAATGGCAGCGGAAAAACGACAACTATCGCAAAGCTCGCCCATTGGTTCCAGGAAGACGATTACAGCGTGATGCTGGCTGCCGGGGATACGTTTCGTGCTGCGGCAATTGGTCAATTGGCGACATGGGCGGAACGTATCGGAACCCCGATAATTCGCGGACCAGAAGGCGGCGATCCAGCAAGCATTGTATTCGATGGCGTGAAAGCAGCGACCGCCCAAGGGATCGACGCATTAATTGTCGACACCGCAGGCCGCCTGCAAAATAAACGTGAGCTGATGGATGAACTCGAGAAAATTCGCCGCGTTCTCGGCCGGTTAAACCCAGAGGCTCCACATGATGTGGTGCTGGTACTTGATGCGACAAATGGTCAAAATGCGCTGTCGCAAATCGAAACATTTAAAGAAGTCGCCGGCGTGACAGGACTTATTATGACCAAGCTTGATGGGACCGCGCGCGGCGGCGTGCTGGTCGCTGCTGCCGAACAATTCGGCTTGCCTATCCACGCGATTGGCGTGGGCGAAACTATTGATGATCTTAGGCCGTTCGACCCCGATCTGGTCGCGCGAGTTATTGCAGGAGTTGCCTGA
- a CDS encoding inner membrane-spanning protein YciB, which produces MADAQIPKKQSSGWLNVLVDYGPLVVFLGVYKYFSPEESEAIAEIAAVIKGTLAFMVAAIIALLFSKFKLGKVSPMLMFSTALIVGFGALTIFFGDPTFVQLKPTIIYSMFGAVLIIGWLWKGKALLKVLLEAAFEGLSDEGWLKLSRNWGFFFFALAALNEVLRYFYNVENDSFETWLWAKFWVFMPLTFLFTFSQIPMLLKHGLDIGETDKVLKEEPPAG; this is translated from the coding sequence ATGGCTGATGCACAAATCCCGAAAAAGCAAAGCTCTGGTTGGCTCAACGTGCTGGTCGACTATGGCCCGTTGGTGGTTTTTCTAGGCGTTTACAAATATTTTTCACCGGAGGAGAGCGAGGCAATTGCGGAGATCGCCGCGGTTATAAAGGGGACACTCGCGTTCATGGTCGCAGCGATAATTGCCTTGCTGTTTTCAAAGTTCAAGCTTGGCAAAGTGTCACCGATGCTGATGTTCTCAACAGCGCTAATAGTCGGATTTGGGGCGCTTACGATCTTTTTTGGCGATCCTACATTTGTCCAATTGAAGCCGACAATCATCTATTCGATGTTCGGGGCGGTCCTGATCATTGGTTGGTTGTGGAAAGGCAAAGCGCTGCTTAAAGTCCTGCTCGAAGCCGCATTTGAAGGCCTTAGCGATGAAGGCTGGCTAAAGCTTTCGCGCAATTGGGGCTTCTTTTTCTTTGCTCTCGCAGCACTCAATGAAGTCTTGCGATATTTCTACAATGTCGAGAATGATAGCTTTGAGACATGGCTGTGGGCCAAATTCTGGGTGTTTATGCCGCTGACATTCCTATTCACCTTCAGCCAGATACCTATGCTGCTGAAGCACGGCCTGGATATCGGTGAGACTGATAAGGTGCTCAAGGAAGAACCGCCGGCAGGGTGA